One genomic window of Diospyros lotus cultivar Yz01 chromosome 8, ASM1463336v1, whole genome shotgun sequence includes the following:
- the LOC127807462 gene encoding putative germin-like protein 2-1, with product MASHHFLLLAVLLAMACSLAMASDHSPLQDFCVADPNSPVLLNGLACKDPKLVQANDFFFSGLHLAGNTSNAVGSKVTPVTATQLPGLNTLGIAMARVDYAPWGINPPHTHPRASETLTVLEGSLYVGFVTSNPENRLISKVLHKGDVFVFPQGLVHFQKNIGYGNAVAIAALSSQNPGVITIANAVFGSKPDIASDVLAKAFQVDNDVIARLQSQF from the exons ATGGCTTCTCATCATTTTCTTCTGCTGGCAGTTCTCCTGGCTATGGCTTGCTCTCTGGCTATGGCGTCTGATCACAGCCCTCTTCAAGACTTTTGTGTTGCAGACCCAAACAGCCCAG tGCTGTTGAATGGTCTAGCTTGCAAGGATCCAAAGCTTGTACAAGCCAacgacttcttcttctccggccTCCACCTAGCCGGCAACACATCCAACGCCGTCGGATCCAAGGTCACTCCGGTGACGGCAACCCAGTTGCCAGGACTCAACACTCTCGGGATCGCCATGGCCCGGGTCGACTACGCTCCCTGGGGGATCAACCCGCCCCACACCCATCCTCGGGCCTCAGAAACCCTGACTGTTCTTGAAGGCAGCCTCTACGTAGGGTTCGTCACTTCCAACCCGGAGAACCGACTCATTTCCAAGGTCCTTCATAAGGGCGACGTGTTCGTGTTTCCCCAGGGGCTTGTCCATTTCCAGAAGAATATTGGGTATGGCAATGCAGTGGCCATTGCAGCGCTCAGCAGCCAGAATCCTGGCGTTATCACCATTGCCAATGCCGTCTTCGGATCCAAACCCGACATAGCTTCCGATGTTCTTGCGAAGGCTTTCCAAGTGGATAACGACGTAATTGCTCGTTTGCAGTCACAGTTCTAG
- the LOC127807461 gene encoding putative germin-like protein 2-1 isoform X3, with amino-acid sequence MASHHFLLLAVLLAMACSLAMASDHSPLQDFCVADPNSPVLVNGLACKDPKLVQANDFFFSGLHLAGNTSNAVGSKVTPVTATQLPGLNTLGIAMARVDYAPWGINPPHTHPRASETLTVLEGSLYVGFVTSNPENRLISKVLHKGDVFVFPQGLVHFQKNTGYGNAVAIAALSSQNPGVITIANAVFGSKPDIASDVLAKAFQADNDVIARLQSQF; translated from the exons ATGGCTTCTCATCATTTTCTTCTGCTGGCAGTTCTCCTGGCTATGGCTTGCTCTCTGGCTATGGCGTCTGATCACAGCCCTCTTCAAGACTTTTGTGTTGCAGACCCAAACAGCCCAG TGCTGGTGAATGGTCTAGCTTGCAAGGATCCAAAGCTTGTACAAGCCAacgacttcttcttctccggccTCCACCTAGCCGGCAACACATCCAACGCCGTCGGATCCAAGGTCACTCCGGTGACGGCAACCCAGTTGCCGGGACTCAACACTCTCGGGATCGCCATGGCCCGGGTCGACTACGCTCCCTGGGGGATCAACCCGCCCCACACCCATCCTCGGGCCTCAGAAACCTTGACTGTTCTTGAAGGCAGCCTCTACGTAGGGTTCGTCACTTCCAACCCGGAGAACCGACTCATTTCCAAGGTCCTTCATAAGGGCGACGTATTCGTGTTTCCCCAGGGGCTTGTCCATTTCCAGAAGAATACTGGGTATGGCAATGCAGTGGCCATTGCAGCGCTCAGCAGCCAGAATCCTGGCGTTATCACCATTGCCAATGCCGTTTTCGGATCCAAACCCGACATAGCTTCCGATGTTCTTGCGAAGGCTTTCCAAGCGGATAACGACGTAATTGCTCGTTTGCAGTCACAGTTCTAG
- the LOC127808330 gene encoding putative germin-like protein 2-1 — MASHYYFLMVTLLAMACSLAMASDHSPLQDFCVADPNSPVLVNGLACKDPKLAQANDFFFSGIHLAGNTSNAVGSKVTPVTATQLPGLNTLGISMARVDYAPWGITPPHTHPRATEILTVLEGSLYVGFVTSNPENRLISKVLHKGDVFVFPQGLVHFQKNTGYGNAVAIAALSSQNPGVITIANAVFGSKPDIASDVLAKAFQVDNNVIARLQSQF; from the exons ATGGCTTCTCATTATTACTTTCTTATGGTGACACTCTTGGCTATGGCTTGCTCTCTGGCTATGGCGTCTGATCACAGCCCTCTTCAAGACTTCTGTGTTGCAGACCCAAACAGCCCAG TGCTGGTGAATGGTCTAGCTTGCAAGGATCCAAAGCTTGCACAAGCCAacgacttcttcttctccggcaTCCACCTGGCCGGAAACACATCCAACGCCGTCGGATCCAAGGTCACTCCGGTGACGGCAACCCAGTTGCCGGGACTCAACACTCTCGGGATCTCCATGGCCCGGGTCGACTACGCTCCCTGGGGGATCACCCCGCCCCACACCCATCCTCGGGCCACAGAAATCTTGACTGTTCTTGAAGGCAGCCTCTACGTAGGGTTCGTCACTTCCAACCCGGAGAACCGACTCATTTCCAAGGTCCTTCATAAGGGCGACGTGTTCGTGTTTCCCCAGGGGCTTGTCCATTTCCAGAAGAATACTGGGTATGGCAATGCAGTGGCCATTGCAGCGCTCAGCAGCCAGAATCCTGGCGTTATCACCATTGCCAACGCCGTCTTCGGATCCAAACCCGACATAGCTTCCGATGTTCTTGCGAAGGCTTTCCAAGTGGATAACAACGTAATTGCTCGTTTGCAGTCACAGTTCTAG
- the LOC127807719 gene encoding probable protein phosphatase 2C 39 isoform X2, whose product MASLKMDASDILKSKVREKRSLGASPVELESLSKVHNEDGTYEEDDGLGYLEDDDGRDVENDKLIRQHVTHGFHLVEGEMGYKMEDYIVAKNKEVNGCELGLYAIFDGHGGRDVAEYLQNHLFERILKEPDFFTSPKAAIKRAYRDIDNEISKNIDGSRGSTAVTAILINGEKLIVANVGDSRAILCRNGAAKAIQITVDHEPQKEREMVERRGGFVIQMPGDVPRVDGKLAMTRAFGDESLKEHITAEPDTVIEMIDADTEFIILASDGVWKVMSNQEAFDCIKGLSNAQEASKKLVEEALRRESYDDISCIVVMFR is encoded by the exons ATGGCGTCGTTGAAGATGGATGCCTCTGATATCCTCAAATCGAAG gtaagggaaaagagatcattgggggcgagtccagtggagCTAGAGTCACTGAGTAAG GTCCACAATGAAGATGGAACTTATGAAGAGGATGATGGCTTAGGATActtagaagatgatgatggaagAGATGTAGAAAATGACAAGCTTATTCGTCAGCACGTTACACATGGATTTCATTTGGTTGAGGGGGAAATGGGTTACAAAATGGAGGATTATATAGTGGCAAAGAACAAAGAAGTGAATGGTTGTGAACTGGGTTTATATGCCATTTTTGATGGTCATGGTGGTCGTGATGTTGCAGAATATTTGCAAAACCATTTGTTTGAGAGAATATTGAAAGAG CCTGATTTCTTCACAAGCCCAAAAGCTGCAATTAAGAGAGCATACAGAGATATAGATAACGAGATATCCAAGAACATAGATGGTTCGCGGGGATCAACAGCAGTAACGGCAATTTTAATCAATGGAGAGAAACTAATTGTAGCCAATGTTGGTGATTCCCGAGCAATCTTATGCAGAAATGGTGCAGCAAAAGCAATACAAATAACTGTTGATCATGAGCCACaaaaagagagggagatggTTGAGAGGAGAGGAGGATTTGTCATACAGATGCCAG GTGATGTGCCACGTGTCGATGGAAAACTTGCAATGACAAGGGCATTCGGTGATGAAAGTCTAAAGGAGCACATTACTGCAGAACCAGATACAGTGATTGAGATGATAGATGCAGATACTGAATTTATAATATTGGCAAGTGATGGTGTATGGAAG GTGATGTCAAACCAAGAGGCTTTTGATTGCATCAAAGGTCTGAGCAATGCCCAAGAAGCATCCAAGAAGCTGGTTGAAGAAGCACTACGCAGGGAGAGCTATGATGACATCTCCTGCATTGTTGTCATGTTCCGCTGA
- the LOC127807719 gene encoding probable protein phosphatase 2C 39 isoform X4 produces the protein MSPVREKRSLGASPVELESLSKVHNEDGTYEEDDGLGYLEDDDGRDVENDKLIRQHVTHGFHLVEGEMGYKMEDYIVAKNKEVNGCELGLYAIFDGHGGRDVAEYLQNHLFERILKEPDFFTSPKAAIKRAYRDIDNEISKNIDGSRGSTAVTAILINGEKLIVANVGDSRAILCRNGAAKAIQITVDHEPQKEREMVERRGGFVIQMPGDVPRVDGKLAMTRAFGDESLKEHITAEPDTVIEMIDADTEFIILASDGVWKVMSNQEAFDCIKGLSNAQEASKKLVEEALRRESYDDISCIVVMFR, from the exons ATGAGCCCG gtaagggaaaagagatcattgggggcgagtccagtggagCTAGAGTCACTGAGTAAG GTCCACAATGAAGATGGAACTTATGAAGAGGATGATGGCTTAGGATActtagaagatgatgatggaagAGATGTAGAAAATGACAAGCTTATTCGTCAGCACGTTACACATGGATTTCATTTGGTTGAGGGGGAAATGGGTTACAAAATGGAGGATTATATAGTGGCAAAGAACAAAGAAGTGAATGGTTGTGAACTGGGTTTATATGCCATTTTTGATGGTCATGGTGGTCGTGATGTTGCAGAATATTTGCAAAACCATTTGTTTGAGAGAATATTGAAAGAG CCTGATTTCTTCACAAGCCCAAAAGCTGCAATTAAGAGAGCATACAGAGATATAGATAACGAGATATCCAAGAACATAGATGGTTCGCGGGGATCAACAGCAGTAACGGCAATTTTAATCAATGGAGAGAAACTAATTGTAGCCAATGTTGGTGATTCCCGAGCAATCTTATGCAGAAATGGTGCAGCAAAAGCAATACAAATAACTGTTGATCATGAGCCACaaaaagagagggagatggTTGAGAGGAGAGGAGGATTTGTCATACAGATGCCAG GTGATGTGCCACGTGTCGATGGAAAACTTGCAATGACAAGGGCATTCGGTGATGAAAGTCTAAAGGAGCACATTACTGCAGAACCAGATACAGTGATTGAGATGATAGATGCAGATACTGAATTTATAATATTGGCAAGTGATGGTGTATGGAAG GTGATGTCAAACCAAGAGGCTTTTGATTGCATCAAAGGTCTGAGCAATGCCCAAGAAGCATCCAAGAAGCTGGTTGAAGAAGCACTACGCAGGGAGAGCTATGATGACATCTCCTGCATTGTTGTCATGTTCCGCTGA
- the LOC127807719 gene encoding probable protein phosphatase 2C 39 isoform X1, whose translation MGITKEDKLQIRRFKKQMVREKRSLGASPVELESLSKVHNEDGTYEEDDGLGYLEDDDGRDVENDKLIRQHVTHGFHLVEGEMGYKMEDYIVAKNKEVNGCELGLYAIFDGHGGRDVAEYLQNHLFERILKEPDFFTSPKAAIKRAYRDIDNEISKNIDGSRGSTAVTAILINGEKLIVANVGDSRAILCRNGAAKAIQITVDHEPQKEREMVERRGGFVIQMPGDVPRVDGKLAMTRAFGDESLKEHITAEPDTVIEMIDADTEFIILASDGVWKVMSNQEAFDCIKGLSNAQEASKKLVEEALRRESYDDISCIVVMFR comes from the exons ATGGGAATAACGAAGGAGGACAAACTCCAAATCAGGCGATTCAAGAAACAGATG gtaagggaaaagagatcattgggggcgagtccagtggagCTAGAGTCACTGAGTAAG GTCCACAATGAAGATGGAACTTATGAAGAGGATGATGGCTTAGGATActtagaagatgatgatggaagAGATGTAGAAAATGACAAGCTTATTCGTCAGCACGTTACACATGGATTTCATTTGGTTGAGGGGGAAATGGGTTACAAAATGGAGGATTATATAGTGGCAAAGAACAAAGAAGTGAATGGTTGTGAACTGGGTTTATATGCCATTTTTGATGGTCATGGTGGTCGTGATGTTGCAGAATATTTGCAAAACCATTTGTTTGAGAGAATATTGAAAGAG CCTGATTTCTTCACAAGCCCAAAAGCTGCAATTAAGAGAGCATACAGAGATATAGATAACGAGATATCCAAGAACATAGATGGTTCGCGGGGATCAACAGCAGTAACGGCAATTTTAATCAATGGAGAGAAACTAATTGTAGCCAATGTTGGTGATTCCCGAGCAATCTTATGCAGAAATGGTGCAGCAAAAGCAATACAAATAACTGTTGATCATGAGCCACaaaaagagagggagatggTTGAGAGGAGAGGAGGATTTGTCATACAGATGCCAG GTGATGTGCCACGTGTCGATGGAAAACTTGCAATGACAAGGGCATTCGGTGATGAAAGTCTAAAGGAGCACATTACTGCAGAACCAGATACAGTGATTGAGATGATAGATGCAGATACTGAATTTATAATATTGGCAAGTGATGGTGTATGGAAG GTGATGTCAAACCAAGAGGCTTTTGATTGCATCAAAGGTCTGAGCAATGCCCAAGAAGCATCCAAGAAGCTGGTTGAAGAAGCACTACGCAGGGAGAGCTATGATGACATCTCCTGCATTGTTGTCATGTTCCGCTGA
- the LOC127807719 gene encoding probable protein phosphatase 2C 28 isoform X5, translating to MGITKEDKLQIRRFKKQMVREKRSLGASPVELESLSKVHNEDGTYEEDDGLGYLEDDDGRDVENDKLIRQHVTHGFHLVEGEMGYKMEDYIVAKNKEVNGCELGLYAIFDGHGGRDVAEYLQNHLFERILKEPDFFTSPKAAIKRAYRDIDNEISKNIDGSRGSTAVTAILINGEKLIVANVGDSRAILCRNGAAKAIQITVDHEPQKEREMVERRGGFVIQMPGDVPRVDGKLAMTRAFGDESLKEHITAEPDTVIEMIDADTEFIILASDGVWKE from the exons ATGGGAATAACGAAGGAGGACAAACTCCAAATCAGGCGATTCAAGAAACAGATG gtaagggaaaagagatcattgggggcgagtccagtggagCTAGAGTCACTGAGTAAG GTCCACAATGAAGATGGAACTTATGAAGAGGATGATGGCTTAGGATActtagaagatgatgatggaagAGATGTAGAAAATGACAAGCTTATTCGTCAGCACGTTACACATGGATTTCATTTGGTTGAGGGGGAAATGGGTTACAAAATGGAGGATTATATAGTGGCAAAGAACAAAGAAGTGAATGGTTGTGAACTGGGTTTATATGCCATTTTTGATGGTCATGGTGGTCGTGATGTTGCAGAATATTTGCAAAACCATTTGTTTGAGAGAATATTGAAAGAG CCTGATTTCTTCACAAGCCCAAAAGCTGCAATTAAGAGAGCATACAGAGATATAGATAACGAGATATCCAAGAACATAGATGGTTCGCGGGGATCAACAGCAGTAACGGCAATTTTAATCAATGGAGAGAAACTAATTGTAGCCAATGTTGGTGATTCCCGAGCAATCTTATGCAGAAATGGTGCAGCAAAAGCAATACAAATAACTGTTGATCATGAGCCACaaaaagagagggagatggTTGAGAGGAGAGGAGGATTTGTCATACAGATGCCAG GTGATGTGCCACGTGTCGATGGAAAACTTGCAATGACAAGGGCATTCGGTGATGAAAGTCTAAAGGAGCACATTACTGCAGAACCAGATACAGTGATTGAGATGATAGATGCAGATACTGAATTTATAATATTGGCAAGTGATGGTGTATGGAAG GAATGA
- the LOC127807719 gene encoding probable protein phosphatase 2C 39 isoform X3: MLRGGTTPSKVREKRSLGASPVELESLSKVHNEDGTYEEDDGLGYLEDDDGRDVENDKLIRQHVTHGFHLVEGEMGYKMEDYIVAKNKEVNGCELGLYAIFDGHGGRDVAEYLQNHLFERILKEPDFFTSPKAAIKRAYRDIDNEISKNIDGSRGSTAVTAILINGEKLIVANVGDSRAILCRNGAAKAIQITVDHEPQKEREMVERRGGFVIQMPGDVPRVDGKLAMTRAFGDESLKEHITAEPDTVIEMIDADTEFIILASDGVWKVMSNQEAFDCIKGLSNAQEASKKLVEEALRRESYDDISCIVVMFR, encoded by the exons ATGCTGAGAGGGGGAACGACACCGTCCAAG gtaagggaaaagagatcattgggggcgagtccagtggagCTAGAGTCACTGAGTAAG GTCCACAATGAAGATGGAACTTATGAAGAGGATGATGGCTTAGGATActtagaagatgatgatggaagAGATGTAGAAAATGACAAGCTTATTCGTCAGCACGTTACACATGGATTTCATTTGGTTGAGGGGGAAATGGGTTACAAAATGGAGGATTATATAGTGGCAAAGAACAAAGAAGTGAATGGTTGTGAACTGGGTTTATATGCCATTTTTGATGGTCATGGTGGTCGTGATGTTGCAGAATATTTGCAAAACCATTTGTTTGAGAGAATATTGAAAGAG CCTGATTTCTTCACAAGCCCAAAAGCTGCAATTAAGAGAGCATACAGAGATATAGATAACGAGATATCCAAGAACATAGATGGTTCGCGGGGATCAACAGCAGTAACGGCAATTTTAATCAATGGAGAGAAACTAATTGTAGCCAATGTTGGTGATTCCCGAGCAATCTTATGCAGAAATGGTGCAGCAAAAGCAATACAAATAACTGTTGATCATGAGCCACaaaaagagagggagatggTTGAGAGGAGAGGAGGATTTGTCATACAGATGCCAG GTGATGTGCCACGTGTCGATGGAAAACTTGCAATGACAAGGGCATTCGGTGATGAAAGTCTAAAGGAGCACATTACTGCAGAACCAGATACAGTGATTGAGATGATAGATGCAGATACTGAATTTATAATATTGGCAAGTGATGGTGTATGGAAG GTGATGTCAAACCAAGAGGCTTTTGATTGCATCAAAGGTCTGAGCAATGCCCAAGAAGCATCCAAGAAGCTGGTTGAAGAAGCACTACGCAGGGAGAGCTATGATGACATCTCCTGCATTGTTGTCATGTTCCGCTGA
- the LOC127807718 gene encoding uncharacterized protein LOC127807718: MWTSDKNFPARGFSTPPPPPGKSRRWSPGSPMWPMSEKKRSSPQTKADLFHIIHKVPAGDSPYVRAKHVQLIDKDPNKAISLFWAAINSGDRVDSALKDMAVVMKQLNRSDEAIEAVKSFRHLCPPESQESLDNILLELYKRSGRTKEQIEMLEIKVKNIEEGMAFGGKTTKYGRSQGRKIQITVEQEYSRLLGNLAWAYMQQKNFKSAEELYRKALSLEPDKNKQCNLAICLMHMNKLTEAKFLLHTIRASSEGAQVDDSYGKSFERATQILAELESRSICEEENDKEILTPISSFVHANLKEFSTSEKGEQNYVSASRRSVSGRDKEALRMDEQNRESCSRGKHENSCSDTRNSNYRLYRQGNRTEVCSSSRVNSRKGTDREKLSGRRADLCRNRNDKWFSAGGMEQGSFCRMPNASPFSATQLQKVPSTQPRRCSPSSIGGFRGDGGVGCCNRKLSFKQPMADESLRLPVTQNGHGKPADNPSSFVNRDWRKRPWGDYGESEGVSSQQPIAKVGSADLVIGGPAAVDVNSRVGEAFSARDCVQGFPNISTVNGAIISETDEHKCCAKKSLQKHDSCCDLIAENVDPIGNLKQFHDSSTCRSKKTWADMVEEDEQGSSSGRTNCLERKQVYPSQESPFSSKTATWGCDGWSSGEYNDENKNSNETHQLLTPLNQIENLSQKMESFDLKDGYYTQPGNPAFPTNRTVRRPLCFDQQQEPGRSGDYGSSPLPKKTLNFEGRNNSWLENGREETSGSGVKLLRRNRLQVFRDITLSCESPRGESEENNLSS, encoded by the exons CTGATAGATAAGGACCCCAACAAGGCGATTTCCTTGTTCTGGGCAGCAATAAATTCTGGTGATCGAGTTGATAGCGCGCTGAAAGACATGGCAGTTGTAATGAAGCAACTGAACCGATCTGATGAGGCAATTGAGGCAGTTAAATCTTTTCGCCATCTATGCCCCCCCGAATCTCAGGAATCTCTCGATAATATTCTTCTTGAACTCTACAAG AGATCTGGAAGGACCAAAGAACagattgaaatgcttgaaattaAGGTGAAGAACATTGAAGAAGGGATGGCTTTTGGCGGGAAGACTACAAAGTATGGCAGATCTCAAGGGAGGAAGATTCAAATCACAGTTGAACAAGAGTACTCAAG GTTGTTAGGGAATTTGGCCTGGGCCTACATGCAGCAGAAAAACTTTAAATCTGCCGAAGAACTTTATAG AAAGGCTCTATCTCTAGAGCCAGATAAGAACAAGCAGTGCAATCTGGCAATCTGCTTGATGCATATGAACAAGCTCACAGAAGCCAAGTTTCTTCTTCATACAATACGAGCTTCCTCTGAAGGTGCACAGGTTGATGATTCATATGGTAAGTCATTTGAGCGCGCCACCCAGATTCTAGCTGAATTAGAGTCTCGGTCAATTTGCGAAGAAGAGAACGATAAGGAGATCCTAACACCTATCTCATCATTTGTTCATGCAAACTTGAAAGAATTCTCTACTTCTGAGAAAGGAGAACAGAATTATGTTTCTGCCTCTAGAAGGTCAGTTTCCGGACGCGACAAGGAAGCATTACGAATGGATGAACAGAATAGAGAATCCTGTTCTCGGGGGAAACATGAGAATTCTTGTTCTGAcacaagaaattcaaattaTCGATTATATAGACAAGGCAACCGTACAGAGGTTTGTTCTTCCTCACGGGTTAATTCGAGAAAAGGAACTGACAGAGAAAAACTAAGTGGGAGAAGAGCTGACCTTTGTAGGAATAGGAATGATAAATGGTTTAGTGCTGGTGGAATGGAACAAGGTTCATTCTGTAGGATGCCAAATGCATCTCCGTTTTCAGCCACACAACTCCAGAAAGTTCCATCCACACAGCCAAGAAGATGTTCACCGTCTTCCATTGGTGGATTCAGGGGAGACGGTGGAGTTGGTTGTTGTAACCGTAAATTATCATTCAAGCAACCTATGGCTGATGAAAGTCTGCGACTACCTGTCACCCAAAATGGCCATGGGAAACCGGCAGATAATCCTTCATCATTTGTGAATAGAGACTGGAGAAAGAGACCATGGGGAGACTATGGAGAATCAGAGGGAGTATCTTCTCAACAGCCTATTGCTAAAGTGGGATCGGCAGATTTAGTTATAGGTGGTCCAGCAGCAGTTGATGTCAATTCAAGAGTTGGGGAAGCCTTCTCAGCTCGAGATTGTGTTCAAGGTTTTCCCAATATCAGCACTGTAAACGGGGCGATAATCTCAGAAACTGACGAGCACAAGTGTTGTGCAAAGAAGAGCTTGCAAAAGCATGATAGCTGCTGTGATCTCATTGCAGAAAATGTGGACCCAATCGGGAATCTGAAACAATTCCATGACAGTTCAACATGTAGAAGCAAAAAGACTTGGGCAGATATggttgaagaagatgaacaaggGTCGTCAAGCGGAAGAACTAATTGTCTGGAAAGGAAACAAGTTTATCCCTCTCAGGAATCTCCATTTTCTTCCAAGACTGCAACTTGGGGCTGTGATGGATGGAGCAGTGGAGAATACAATGATGAGAATAAGAATTCAAACGAGACTCATCAGCTTCTCACTCCACTCAATCAGATAGAGAATTTGAGCCAAAAGATGGAATCTTTTGATCTGAAAGATGGATATTACACCCAACCTGGAAATCCTGCTTTCCCAACCAACAGAACAGTGAGGAGGCCTTTATGCTTCGATCAGCAACAGGAACCGGGAAGAAGTGGCGATTATGGTTCATCGCCATTGCCAAAAAAGACCTTGAACTTTGAAGGCCGTAACAACTCTTGGCTGGAGAATGGAAGAGAAGAAACTTCTGGAAGCGGCGTAAAATTATTGAGGAGAAACAGGCTGCAGGTGTTCAGGGATATAACTCTTTCTTGTGAAAGCCCAAGGGGTGAATCAGAAGAGAACAACCTTTCTTCTTAG